One Mesorhizobium sp. WSM2240 DNA segment encodes these proteins:
- a CDS encoding Lrp/AsnC family transcriptional regulator, with protein sequence MTRNLKAKPPNDNQSLQLLSDARNVDLLRLLLDDPRASVSELARHIGMSAPAVRERLTRLEEAGVIRGYRLDLDSKALGWPITAFVRIRPMPGQLPKIIELARALPQVAECHRITGEDCFILRIHLDALESLDQVLDRFLAHGQTTTSIVQSSPVPLRGPPLPNEV encoded by the coding sequence ATGACAAGGAATTTGAAAGCGAAGCCGCCCAACGACAATCAATCTCTGCAGCTCCTGTCCGATGCACGCAACGTGGACCTTCTCCGGCTCCTGCTGGATGACCCGCGCGCGAGTGTTTCGGAACTGGCCCGGCACATCGGCATGTCGGCTCCGGCGGTGAGGGAGCGTCTGACGCGCCTTGAAGAGGCCGGCGTAATCCGGGGCTATCGTCTCGATCTTGATTCGAAGGCGCTCGGTTGGCCCATCACGGCGTTCGTCCGAATCCGCCCCATGCCCGGACAGTTGCCGAAGATCATAGAACTCGCGCGGGCGCTGCCCCAGGTTGCCGAATGTCATCGCATAACGGGCGAGGACTGTTTTATCCTCAGAATCCACCTGGACGCACTGGAAAGTCTCGATCAGGTGCTCGACCGCTTCCTGGCCCACGGACAGACCACGACCTCCATCGTGCAGTCCTCCCCGGTGCCGCTGCGGGGACCGCCTTTGCCGAACGAAGTATGA
- a CDS encoding Lrp/AsnC ligand binding domain-containing protein, producing the protein MNDLDRVDRMLLGLLQEDGRRTVLDLAQRVGLSPTGASQRIKRLFSEGFIRAVRAVLEPSKIGRGTLVFVEVRLDHTAPHVFDRFAEAVAKAPEIIECHMVIGGFDYLVKARIADMATFQEFLQRVILPLPGVRETHTYASIGDVKPDALLPL; encoded by the coding sequence ATGAACGATCTGGACCGTGTCGACCGGATGCTGCTTGGGCTATTGCAAGAAGATGGTCGCCGGACCGTACTTGACCTCGCCCAACGCGTTGGACTGTCACCGACCGGCGCATCGCAACGCATCAAGCGCCTTTTCAGTGAAGGCTTTATCCGCGCCGTGCGGGCAGTGCTGGAGCCCTCAAAGATCGGACGCGGCACGCTCGTCTTTGTCGAGGTAAGGCTCGATCACACCGCGCCGCACGTCTTCGACCGCTTTGCGGAGGCTGTTGCGAAGGCACCCGAAATCATCGAATGCCATATGGTGATTGGTGGTTTCGACTACCTGGTCAAAGCACGAATAGCTGACATGGCGACGTTTCAGGAGTTCCTGCAGCGGGTCATTCTGCCGCTTCCTGGTGTCAGGGAAACGCACACTTACGCATCGATTGGTGATGTGAAGCCTGACGCATTGTTGCCGCTCTGA
- a CDS encoding DMT family transporter, with protein sequence MRVADDLSAEMGASNPEGEPETPRSQWSDGLLLGSLGVLAFSGTLPATRAAVSSFSPLILTCARIEIAAALGILTLLITRQWRFPEKRHLPGILWMGFGLAVGYPFFVAVALQQVPAIHGAVVIGLAPAVTALIAVMRAGERPPPAFWIACLVGVGTVLSFAVHQGGGHITLADGWLVLAMLSVGMAYVEGGRVSRELGGTTTLCWAMILLAPITALPLGFALWQHEWASIPESAWAGFWYAGIVSMFLGSVFWYRGLAVGGIARIGQLNLIQPLLTLLWSALLLGERVTVVAVICAAIIIGSMVACIRSRVPSTPR encoded by the coding sequence ATGAGAGTTGCGGACGATTTGTCGGCCGAGATGGGGGCTTCCAATCCCGAAGGGGAGCCGGAGACGCCGCGAAGCCAGTGGTCGGACGGGCTTCTTCTGGGGAGCTTGGGCGTGCTTGCCTTCAGCGGAACGCTGCCCGCAACGAGGGCTGCTGTCTCGTCCTTCAGTCCGTTGATCCTCACCTGCGCCCGGATCGAGATCGCCGCAGCTCTCGGTATTCTAACTCTCCTCATCACACGGCAATGGCGCTTTCCCGAAAAGCGGCACCTGCCGGGCATTCTCTGGATGGGCTTCGGCTTGGCTGTCGGCTATCCCTTCTTCGTTGCTGTCGCGCTCCAGCAAGTTCCGGCGATTCACGGGGCAGTGGTGATCGGGCTGGCCCCTGCCGTCACGGCGCTGATCGCTGTGATGCGCGCCGGAGAGCGTCCGCCACCCGCATTCTGGATTGCTTGCCTCGTCGGCGTCGGCACGGTCCTGTCCTTCGCGGTCCATCAAGGCGGCGGTCACATCACCCTGGCGGACGGCTGGCTTGTCCTCGCAATGCTGAGTGTCGGCATGGCCTATGTCGAAGGTGGGCGTGTCTCTCGGGAGCTTGGCGGCACCACGACACTGTGTTGGGCGATGATCCTGTTGGCCCCGATCACCGCCCTCCCTCTCGGTTTTGCGCTGTGGCAGCACGAATGGGCTTCCATCCCCGAGTCCGCCTGGGCTGGCTTCTGGTATGCGGGCATCGTGAGCATGTTTCTCGGCTCGGTGTTCTGGTATCGGGGTCTCGCTGTGGGCGGGATCGCGCGCATCGGCCAACTGAATCTTATCCAACCCCTGCTCACGCTGCTCTGGTCGGCATTGCTCCTCGGTGAGCGTGTAACGGTCGTGGCCGTGATCTGCGCCGCGATCATCATCGGGTCCATGGTTGCCTGCATCCGAAGCAGAGTGCCATCGACGCCAAGGTGA
- a CDS encoding VOC family protein, translated as MIDHVSLGVRRLDISTSFYELVLGSLGYTKLVVRPRTVGFGKRYAEVWINSRPQMKSVETDSGAHLCLRAGSPEQVEAFHRAALANGGADDGPPAPREHDAADQTFYSAFVRDPDGNRIEAVCFVGAPPP; from the coding sequence ATGATCGATCATGTTTCTCTTGGCGTGCGCCGCCTCGACATCAGCACCAGTTTCTATGAACTGGTGCTCGGGTCCTTGGGCTATACAAAGCTTGTTGTCCGACCCCGGACGGTTGGCTTCGGCAAACGCTATGCCGAAGTCTGGATCAACTCGCGGCCTCAGATGAAGTCCGTCGAAACCGATAGCGGCGCGCATCTCTGTTTGCGGGCGGGATCACCCGAACAGGTTGAAGCCTTCCACCGCGCCGCTTTGGCCAATGGAGGGGCCGATGATGGCCCTCCAGCCCCACGGGAGCACGATGCGGCAGATCAGACCTTTTACTCTGCTTTTGTGCGCGATCCCGACGGTAACAGGATCGAAGCCGTCTGCTTTGTCGGTGCGCCGCCTCCATGA
- a CDS encoding recombinase family protein → MTHTLIGYARCSTDKQDLAAQKEALLKLGVAPDRIYTDHGFTGTNRARPGLDQALAAVRGGDTLVVPKLDRLARSVPDARAIGDSLAERGVKLQIGASVHDPTDPMGKLFFNILATFAEFEADLIKLRTREGMAVARAKGKLRGKKPKLSDRQQKELRRMYDTGEYSISDLAELFSISRPTVYRTLGRQVAGVGVEAA, encoded by the coding sequence ATGACGCACACGTTGATTGGCTACGCCCGCTGTTCGACCGACAAACAGGACCTCGCCGCGCAAAAGGAGGCCTTGCTGAAACTCGGCGTGGCACCGGATCGGATCTATACCGATCACGGTTTCACCGGCACAAACCGGGCACGGCCGGGACTCGATCAGGCGCTGGCAGCGGTGCGGGGCGGCGATACGCTGGTGGTGCCGAAGCTCGATCGGCTTGCGCGTTCTGTTCCCGACGCGCGCGCAATCGGAGACAGCCTGGCCGAGCGTGGCGTGAAGCTACAAATCGGGGCGAGCGTTCACGATCCCACGGACCCGATGGGCAAGCTGTTTTTCAACATTCTCGCCACCTTTGCCGAGTTCGAGGCGGACCTCATCAAGCTTCGAACCCGCGAGGGGATGGCGGTGGCCCGGGCCAAGGGAAAGTTGCGTGGAAAGAAGCCAAAGCTGTCCGATCGCCAGCAGAAGGAATTGCGTCGCATGTACGACACCGGCGAATATTCGATCAGCGACCTTGCCGAACTATTCTCAATATCACGGCCGACCGTTTATCGGACCCTCGGCCGGCAGGTAGCCGGAGTCGGCGTGGAGGCGGCGTAA
- a CDS encoding thermonuclease family protein, whose protein sequence is MAIRASDILLTATAIAATFLPAHGQEVAPSFAVPKNITLRTGDTWEFNGQVYRLYGVQSCIRGSIATDAAGDKHDCGSLSLAQLGGLFQTATVTCQPIGRARDNAIFAVCAAEIDGSTIDVGTAMISSGFAFAATYPDGNAVNMSYVVAELTAKGAGEGLWAYNFQHPVQALLQTSQPAATKGAGQ, encoded by the coding sequence TTGGCGATTCGAGCCAGTGATATTCTTTTGACGGCGACTGCAATCGCCGCGACCTTTCTTCCGGCCCACGGGCAGGAGGTGGCGCCGAGCTTCGCCGTCCCCAAGAACATCACGTTGCGGACCGGCGACACCTGGGAGTTCAATGGCCAGGTCTACCGCCTGTATGGCGTCCAGTCCTGTATACGCGGCAGCATCGCTACCGACGCCGCCGGTGATAAACACGACTGCGGAAGCCTTTCGCTGGCCCAGCTCGGAGGCTTGTTTCAGACGGCGACCGTGACTTGCCAACCGATTGGGAGAGCGCGGGACAACGCGATTTTCGCAGTTTGCGCCGCTGAGATCGACGGCTCGACGATCGACGTTGGCACAGCAATGATTTCTTCGGGCTTTGCCTTTGCGGCAACCTATCCGGATGGTAACGCCGTCAATATGAGCTATGTTGTTGCGGAACTCACGGCAAAAGGCGCCGGCGAGGGCTTGTGGGCTTACAACTTTCAACATCCCGTCCAGGCGCTTCTGCAGACCTCGCAGCCCGCGGCCACGAAAGGAGCTGGCCAGTGA
- a CDS encoding zincin-like metallopeptidase domain-containing protein has product MQSIKDTYQRITDTIIEQLESGTKPWVRPWRGNARRSSIIPRRATGEAYRGINVIMLWVAGQMFGYEENTWMTYRQAQDLGGQVRKGEKGSLVVKYGTFTPKDQEHDEDRVIPYLKGYTVFNVEQIEDLPDRFFSAAEELPSAPVPHIETVETFVKNTGAKVSYGGTKACYRPSIDDILMPDRDRFDSEVHLYSTLLHELSHFSGAKHRLDRDLTGRFGNEAYAMEECIAECTAAFLCADLGVDHDPRDNTAAYLANWLTVLKSDKRAIVTAAAKAQSAADYLHGLQASETCEAA; this is encoded by the coding sequence ATGCAGAGCATCAAGGACACCTACCAGCGCATCACTGATACGATTATCGAGCAGCTTGAATCCGGCACCAAGCCGTGGGTCCGTCCATGGCGCGGTAACGCCCGCAGAAGCTCGATCATCCCTCGCCGTGCGACCGGCGAAGCCTATCGCGGTATCAACGTCATCATGCTCTGGGTTGCCGGCCAGATGTTCGGCTACGAGGAAAACACCTGGATGACGTACCGACAGGCTCAGGATCTCGGCGGCCAGGTCCGCAAGGGCGAAAAAGGCTCGCTCGTCGTCAAGTACGGCACCTTCACGCCAAAGGATCAGGAGCACGACGAGGATCGCGTGATACCCTACCTGAAAGGCTACACCGTCTTCAACGTTGAGCAGATCGAGGACCTGCCGGACCGGTTCTTCAGCGCGGCCGAGGAACTGCCGTCAGCGCCGGTTCCGCACATCGAGACCGTCGAGACCTTCGTCAAAAACACCGGCGCGAAGGTCAGCTACGGCGGCACGAAAGCCTGCTATCGACCGAGCATCGACGACATTCTGATGCCCGACCGTGACCGTTTCGACAGCGAGGTTCACCTTTACTCGACCCTGCTTCACGAGCTCAGCCATTTTTCAGGCGCCAAGCACCGCCTCGACCGCGATCTGACCGGCAGATTCGGCAATGAAGCATATGCGATGGAAGAGTGCATTGCTGAATGTACAGCGGCTTTTTTATGCGCCGATCTTGGTGTCGACCATGATCCGCGGGACAACACCGCCGCGTACCTGGCGAACTGGTTGACCGTTTTAAAGAGCGACAAGCGTGCAATCGTCACGGCCGCCGCCAAGGCGCAATCTGCCGCCGACTACCTCCACGGGCTCCAAGCATCGGAGACATGCGAGGCCGCTTAG
- a CDS encoding ornithine cyclodeaminase family protein → MEGIERPTETKASNIMDSTQPASSNHAKGEIKILSLSEAEIKKCIDLRKLLDALADGFKALSDGRVVNPERPQLDIPSAGYSLAMPAWMKGMHLTVKLVNVFEGNIARGIPSHLATIHLFDPETGMPVCIMDGTYITAVRTSGSAVLSVRELARRNAKVATVVGAGVQASQHLHLLSLVRDFEEIRVFSKDFADAQALASRHPGVTAVEDLEVSVRSSDVVCLATHSYTPVISAEWVQPGTHVSSVGVAPPGGELPIDLIARGNLFVEARESFSPTPVGCCELATIDPEAGTDLGAMLLGQRPGRTSDEQITIYKAMGVAMEDLVAADLAYREAKRLGAGRAISL, encoded by the coding sequence TTGGAAGGCATCGAACGCCCAACCGAAACGAAGGCCAGCAACATCATGGACAGCACACAACCTGCATCGAGCAATCACGCAAAGGGTGAGATCAAGATTCTCTCGCTGAGCGAAGCTGAGATCAAAAAATGTATCGACCTGCGTAAGCTGCTCGACGCGCTAGCGGACGGGTTCAAAGCGCTTTCCGACGGTCGTGTCGTCAATCCAGAACGACCACAACTCGACATTCCGAGTGCGGGCTACTCATTGGCGATGCCGGCCTGGATGAAGGGCATGCATTTGACCGTAAAACTGGTCAACGTGTTCGAAGGCAATATCGCCCGAGGCATCCCAAGTCACCTCGCGACAATACATCTCTTCGATCCAGAAACAGGAATGCCTGTTTGCATCATGGATGGCACCTATATCACGGCCGTGCGCACGTCTGGCTCGGCCGTTCTCTCAGTGCGAGAGCTCGCCAGGCGCAATGCCAAGGTCGCAACCGTCGTGGGCGCTGGCGTTCAAGCCAGCCAGCACCTTCACCTGCTGTCACTCGTTCGCGACTTCGAAGAAATCCGAGTTTTTTCGAAGGATTTTGCCGATGCGCAGGCGCTGGCTTCACGTCATCCAGGTGTCACCGCCGTCGAGGACCTCGAGGTGAGTGTACGCTCTTCAGATGTCGTGTGCCTCGCGACCCACTCTTATACTCCGGTGATATCCGCAGAATGGGTTCAACCAGGGACGCACGTGTCCTCGGTTGGTGTCGCGCCACCCGGCGGGGAACTGCCGATCGATTTGATCGCTCGCGGCAACCTCTTCGTTGAAGCGCGGGAGTCCTTCTCGCCAACCCCGGTGGGCTGCTGCGAGCTTGCAACTATCGATCCCGAGGCTGGCACAGATCTTGGTGCTATGTTGCTGGGACAGCGACCAGGCCGGACGTCAGATGAGCAGATCACAATCTACAAGGCCATGGGCGTCGCCATGGAAGATTTGGTGGCAGCCGACCTCGCTTACCGCGAGGCCAAACGCCTGGGTGCGGGCCGAGCTATCTCGCTCTAG